The sequence GTACTAGAATTTATGCTCAAGAGATTCCTTCAGAAGAAAATAGAACACAGATTACATAGGCCTTTTAAAAACATGAGAACACTCAGTGAGCCTGACACAAAGGTTATACTCAAGAATGCAGAGCCCTATATTCCGGAGACCTTTGAGGGCGAGGCGATACTTTCTGTTGGAAAGGCAATAGATCTGATAAAAAATGGCGCTTCTGGTATAATAAATGCGATGCCCTTTGGCTGTATGCCTGGAACAATAGTTACTGCTATTATGAAGGCAATCAGCAAGGAGACAGGAATACCTTTTATAAGTATTCCCTATGATGGAACAGAGTCCCAGACAAGTGCCCTGTTACTAGAGGCATTCATGCAGCAGGTAAGAGAAAGATGATATAAGCTGTTTAAATTACCAAGGGAGGTGATTCTGTGGGAAGTGTAGTTAAATGGAGAAAAAAGAAGATGTCAAAGCATAAGTACAGAAAGCTAAGAAAAAAGATGAGAGCACAGAGGAGAAAATAAGTTGAAAGAAGAGATTATCTTAAAAGAGAATTTAAAACTTCTTGAAAAAGAGATAGAGACCATAACAGAAAGACTTGAAAGGCTTGAAAAGGGTATTCAGGATATTAAAGATATAGAGAGAGAGATAAAGGCCATAAAGCTTTATCTCTCAAAGAAGGATCCCGCATTCAAGAAAGAATACCCTGAGATTATAAAAAAGCTCAAGGGTCTTTAAACCTTGTGACCCTTATGCCCAGAAAATCCATGTTTTTAACATAATCGAGAAAGGGAATCTTTACAGTTGCTCCCTTTCCATTTTTTCTTCCACTTGCATGAATTAGATAGACTATGTTCTTTTCTACCTTAAGAATTCCCATGTGCCCTATGATTTCTCCTGAAATCCTTTTTTCTGGTTTCTTAACAAAAAAGACTATATCCCCGCTTTTTAGCCCAGAAACTATATTTTTTATCTCAGAACCCGGAATGATAATTACTTCTTCTCTCCCCCTTGTTCCAGGTATCTTAATAGTTATGCCGAGTTCAGAAGTTATCTCATCTCCGAATTTCCTGCTATCAATCATATCCTCACCGTATTGATACCTTTCTTCATAATTCAGAACTTTTCCATCAGGCCCAATTATTCCCTTTGTGAAAAATCTTTTTTCAAGGGCAATATTTATTGCTTCTTCCTCGCTTTCTGACAATGCAAGCTCAACTGCCCTGAATGTTAGATACATGCAATCAATTTCTTTATCATAAATGATTGACCTTTCTCTTACGTACGCACCTATGGGATCAGGGTCGTAAGGTGTGCCAACAAATTTTTCAGCCATAAGTGCTATGCGCTCACCAATTTCTTGAGATGAAGAAATTGAAGTTAAAGACAGGATTAAGGTTAAGGCTAAAACAGAATTTTTGATCTTCATAAGGAATTTTAAAAAAATCTTGACTATTTTTACAACCGTTGATAAGATTAAAAAAGAAGTTTTTCATATATTAACTTTATAAGGAGAGACTATGAGAGGGATTTTATCAGTATTGATACTCTTTATTGCTATGGGCTCTGGAAGTGCTCAGGACCTGGTAGAAAAAGTCGAACCTGCTCAAGAGGCAGCGCAGCTTGAGAAACAGAGAGAGAATTTAATAGAATTACCAGATGATGGTTTCAGGATATATACTGTTCAGAAAGGTGATACCCTCTGGGATATCACACACAATATATTAAAAGAGCCTTTCCTCTGGCCAAAGGTATGGGCTGCAAATCCTGAAATAAAAAATCCTGATCTCATTTATCCAGGTCAGAAAATAAAAATTCCTCTTTCGGCATTGAGACCAGAGCTTGTTTCTGAAGAAAAGGAGATAAAAGAAGAAGAGATAGAGTCATTAAAACAGAAGGAAAAAGAACCGGAGATTATTGAGAAACCTGTTGAGATTGCTGCACCACCGGCTCCGGAGAAAAAAGAGGTGGTTTCCCTGCCTCAACCAGTATTCCAGATCATGGAGGAAAAAAAGCTCGAATATCTGATTGATAAAAATCTCCTTATTGCCAGTGGATATATTTCTAAAAACGTGCCGGATGAGGGTTCTATCATCGGAACACCTCAGGGGAGGACTACCCTCGGTAAAGGTGATTATGTTTATATAAAAACAAAAAAGGAATCAGTTTTAGGAGATAAATTCTATATTATAAGAGCAGAATCAAAGGTCAGGCATCCAGATACAGGAGAGTTACTTGGTTATCTCATCGAGATAAATGGCATAGCAGAGGTTGTAGGTACTGAGTCAGGAATGACAAAGGCAGAGATAAAGGAGTCTTTCAAGGAGATAAATATCGGTGATAGGCTTGATAGATTCTATCTTATAGAGCCCCCTTTGAGACCTGATATCCCTGATATTCCTAAAATCAGGGGTACGGTGGTTGCTATCAGGCATTTATATACTTCGACAGGATTCCTATATGACATTGTTTTT comes from Thermodesulfovibrionales bacterium and encodes:
- a CDS encoding aurora kinase A-interacting protein; this translates as MGSVVKWRKKKMSKHKYRKLRKKMRAQRRK
- a CDS encoding DUF1460 domain-containing protein, giving the protein MAEKFVGTPYDPDPIGAYVRERSIIYDKEIDCMYLTFRAVELALSESEEEAINIALEKRFFTKGIIGPDGKVLNYEERYQYGEDMIDSRKFGDEITSELGITIKIPGTRGREEVIIIPGSEIKNIVSGLKSGDIVFFVKKPEKRISGEIIGHMGILKVEKNIVYLIHASGRKNGKGATVKIPFLDYVKNMDFLGIRVTRFKDP
- a CDS encoding LysM peptidoglycan-binding domain-containing protein, yielding MRGILSVLILFIAMGSGSAQDLVEKVEPAQEAAQLEKQRENLIELPDDGFRIYTVQKGDTLWDITHNILKEPFLWPKVWAANPEIKNPDLIYPGQKIKIPLSALRPELVSEEKEIKEEEIESLKQKEKEPEIIEKPVEIAAPPAPEKKEVVSLPQPVFQIMEEKKLEYLIDKNLLIASGYISKNVPDEGSIIGTPQGRTTLGKGDYVYIKTKKESVLGDKFYIIRAESKVRHPDTGELLGYLIEINGIAEVVGTESGMTKAEIKESFKEINIGDRLDRFYLIEPPLRPDIPDIPKIRGTVVAIRHLYTSTGFLYDIVFIDRGSKDGLTQGSLLSIFSKEKPVVPIGTVQVINVKDDTATAVVRKGLKEILVGDRIINE